Proteins encoded by one window of Archaeoglobus veneficus SNP6:
- a CDS encoding branched-chain amino acid ABC transporter permease has protein sequence MILQSLINGITMGGIYALIALGFVLIYKASKVLNFAQGELVMAGAFICLALFDSGLPLWASVIIAVILSAFVGFIIEKAVLKPLIGEPILSVIMVTLGLAYMIRGLVLAIWGPDIRAFPQIFPPGSFEVFGVIIPYVYLGGLVLSLVAIAVFILFFTRTTIGIAMRAVADDQSAAMSLGISVEKIFAISWAISAMVAAIGGILVGNIYGGINVNFAFIGLKVFAVVILGGLDSIPGAIVGGIIIGVAEALGGTYLEPVVGGGFKDVFPLLLMLVIMAVKPYGLFGTERIERV, from the coding sequence ATGATACTGCAATCTCTCATAAACGGAATAACGATGGGCGGCATTTACGCCCTGATCGCTCTCGGATTTGTGCTGATTTACAAGGCTTCAAAAGTTCTCAACTTCGCCCAGGGCGAACTTGTGATGGCGGGAGCCTTCATCTGTCTCGCGTTATTCGATTCAGGCCTGCCACTCTGGGCATCCGTAATCATTGCAGTTATTCTCTCTGCTTTCGTCGGCTTCATAATAGAGAAAGCCGTACTCAAGCCGCTCATTGGCGAGCCGATTCTTTCGGTTATAATGGTCACCCTTGGTCTTGCGTACATGATAAGAGGACTTGTGCTGGCAATCTGGGGCCCGGACATAAGAGCCTTCCCCCAAATCTTCCCTCCCGGCTCCTTTGAGGTCTTTGGAGTCATTATACCATATGTTTACCTTGGCGGTCTCGTGTTATCTCTCGTCGCCATTGCGGTGTTCATACTCTTCTTCACCCGCACAACAATCGGAATTGCAATGAGAGCAGTTGCAGACGATCAGAGTGCTGCCATGAGCCTTGGAATTAGCGTGGAAAAGATATTCGCAATTTCGTGGGCAATATCGGCAATGGTCGCGGCTATAGGTGGGATACTCGTTGGAAATATCTACGGTGGTATCAATGTGAACTTTGCGTTCATAGGTCTCAAGGTCTTTGCTGTCGTGATACTTGGCGGACTGGACAGCATCCCCGGAGCTATAGTCGGGGGAATTATAATAGGAGTTGCTGAAGCTCTCGGTGGCACCTACCTCGAGCCGGTGGTTGGAGGGGGCTTCAAGGATGTGTTCCCGCTTCTGCTGATGCTGGTCATAATGGCCGTCAAGCCCTACGGGCTGTTTGGAACAGAAAGGATAGAGAGGGTCTGA
- a CDS encoding AMP-binding protein — protein sequence MEDDTFPKLLVRNARQHGEKVAMREKDLGIWKTYTWKDYLGSVKYFSLGLVSLGLEQGDKVAIIGDNSPEWVIAELATQSALAIPTGLYQDSLAEEFKALLNYMDVRIVVAEDQEQVDKLLSIREETAVEKIIYWEPKGMYRYDDPCLLRFDEVIERGKEYAKRYPDLFEENVASTQADDTACILTTSGTTAMPKGAMLSYKNMISMAENLCKVDPIDENFELVSSLPLAWAGEQMMSISVALCKRAVVNFPESAETVRQDLREIGPHVIFSPPRIWENIVSEILVKMEDANRFNRAIFNWAMKVGYKWADAKFEKRKPSPLLRIQRFIAYWLVYRSILDKIGLKRVRYAYTGGAALGPDYFRFYHAIGVNLKQIYGQTEVAGIAVLHRDDDIKFETVGKPIPGTEIAISEEGEILIKSSAVFKGYYKMPEKTDEALKDGWLHTGDMGYIDKDGHLVVVDRLSDVLKLKDGTKFSPQYIENRLKFSPYIREAVVIGRDRPFLVAILNIDMENVGKWAERNMIGYTSYMDLSQKDEVLKLLKEVVKEVNKTLPENARIRRFVSLYKELHADDEELTRTRKVRRKVVEQRYAELIEAMYSNTKAYDASIVIRYEDGREKVIRTTMKIVDVEE from the coding sequence ATGGAGGATGACACATTTCCCAAGCTACTCGTAAGGAACGCCCGGCAGCACGGCGAGAAGGTAGCGATGCGAGAGAAGGACTTGGGAATATGGAAGACGTACACGTGGAAAGATTATCTCGGATCTGTGAAGTATTTCTCTCTCGGCCTCGTATCTCTTGGCTTAGAGCAGGGGGACAAGGTGGCGATAATTGGAGACAACAGCCCGGAGTGGGTTATCGCGGAGCTTGCAACGCAATCTGCTCTCGCAATTCCTACGGGTTTGTATCAGGACAGCCTTGCAGAGGAGTTCAAGGCCTTGCTGAACTACATGGATGTCCGCATTGTTGTTGCGGAAGATCAGGAGCAGGTTGACAAGCTGCTTAGCATCAGGGAAGAAACAGCCGTTGAGAAAATCATCTACTGGGAGCCGAAGGGGATGTACCGCTACGACGACCCCTGTCTGCTGAGGTTCGACGAAGTGATAGAGAGGGGAAAGGAGTACGCAAAGCGCTATCCGGATTTGTTTGAAGAGAATGTTGCATCAACTCAGGCGGACGATACTGCATGTATTCTCACAACTTCTGGTACTACTGCCATGCCCAAAGGAGCGATGCTGAGTTATAAAAACATGATTTCCATGGCCGAGAACCTCTGCAAGGTCGATCCAATCGACGAGAACTTCGAACTCGTTTCGAGCCTGCCCCTTGCGTGGGCCGGAGAGCAGATGATGTCCATATCTGTTGCTCTCTGCAAGCGTGCTGTCGTTAACTTCCCGGAAAGTGCCGAAACTGTCAGGCAGGATTTGAGGGAGATAGGCCCTCACGTAATCTTCTCCCCGCCGAGAATATGGGAGAACATCGTATCGGAGATTCTCGTAAAAATGGAGGATGCTAACCGCTTTAACAGAGCTATTTTCAACTGGGCGATGAAGGTCGGCTACAAATGGGCGGATGCAAAGTTTGAGAAGAGGAAGCCGTCTCCGCTCCTCAGGATTCAGAGGTTTATTGCCTACTGGCTCGTGTACCGCTCCATACTGGACAAAATCGGGCTCAAGAGGGTGAGGTATGCGTATACAGGAGGTGCGGCTCTCGGCCCGGATTACTTCCGCTTCTACCACGCAATAGGTGTGAACCTCAAGCAGATATACGGCCAGACTGAGGTTGCTGGTATAGCCGTTCTGCATAGAGATGACGACATCAAGTTCGAGACCGTTGGCAAGCCAATACCTGGAACTGAGATTGCGATATCTGAGGAGGGTGAGATTCTCATAAAGAGCTCTGCAGTTTTCAAGGGGTACTACAAGATGCCAGAGAAGACCGATGAGGCACTTAAGGATGGCTGGTTGCATACCGGAGACATGGGGTATATCGACAAGGATGGTCACCTCGTCGTGGTTGACAGGCTGAGCGATGTGCTCAAGCTGAAAGATGGCACGAAGTTCTCTCCACAGTATATAGAAAACAGGCTGAAGTTCAGCCCGTACATCAGAGAAGCGGTCGTTATAGGGAGGGACAGACCTTTCCTTGTTGCGATCCTCAACATAGATATGGAAAACGTCGGAAAGTGGGCTGAAAGGAACATGATAGGGTATACGAGCTATATGGATCTATCCCAGAAGGATGAAGTACTCAAACTTCTGAAGGAGGTCGTGAAGGAAGTTAACAAAACCCTGCCGGAAAATGCGAGGATAAGGAGGTTTGTGTCCCTCTACAAGGAGCTTCATGCAGACGATGAAGAGTTAACGAGGACGAGAAAGGTCAGGAGAAAAGTCGTCGAGCAGAGGTATGCGGAACTCATCGAGGCGATGTACAGCAATACGAAGGCGTACGATGCGAGCATAGTTATAAGGTACGAGGACGGCAGGGAGAAGGTAATCAGAACTACCATGAAAATTGTTGATGTGGAGGAGTAA
- a CDS encoding ABC transporter ATP-binding protein, whose amino-acid sequence MSLLKVSNVTLKFGGVKAIDNASFELREGEILAMIGPNGAGKTSLLNCISGFYKPQEGQIFFRNEEITRKKPHIIARKGIARTFQNVELYGGMTTLDVIMSGRHIHYKCNPIFSGLYFIKGRDEEIKHREKVEEIIDFLDLQQYRRKVVSTLPYGIQKRIELGRALALEPQLLLLDEPMGGLSFEEKEDMAVYVLEINEDLGISILLIEHDMGFVMDISDRIVVLDRGRVIASGTPDEVKDDPRVIQAYVGEG is encoded by the coding sequence ATGAGCTTGCTTAAGGTTAGCAATGTCACTCTCAAGTTCGGAGGAGTAAAGGCAATAGATAACGCCTCCTTTGAGTTGAGAGAAGGCGAAATACTCGCTATGATAGGGCCGAACGGAGCAGGAAAGACGAGTCTGCTCAACTGCATAAGTGGGTTTTACAAGCCTCAGGAGGGGCAGATATTCTTCAGAAATGAAGAAATAACGAGGAAGAAGCCCCATATAATTGCGAGAAAAGGTATTGCCCGAACATTCCAGAATGTTGAGCTCTATGGGGGTATGACCACTCTGGATGTTATAATGTCGGGCAGGCACATTCACTATAAATGTAACCCAATATTTTCCGGCCTTTACTTCATAAAGGGGAGGGATGAGGAGATAAAACATAGGGAGAAGGTGGAGGAAATTATAGACTTCCTCGACCTACAGCAGTACAGGCGAAAAGTTGTTTCGACGCTCCCTTACGGAATACAGAAGCGAATCGAGCTCGGGAGGGCTTTAGCCCTTGAGCCTCAGCTTTTACTGCTTGACGAACCCATGGGAGGGCTGAGCTTCGAGGAGAAAGAAGATATGGCTGTTTACGTCCTCGAAATTAACGAGGATTTGGGCATCTCAATTCTGCTCATCGAGCACGACATGGGTTTTGTGATGGATATCTCTGACAGAATAGTTGTTCTCGACAGGGGCAGGGTTATCGCAAGCGGTACACCTGACGAGGTTAAGGACGATCCAAGAGTCATTCAGGCCTACGTTGGTGAAGGATAA
- the purM gene encoding phosphoribosylformylglycinamidine cyclo-ligase produces MTEKFSYAKSGVDIKQEEKAVKALVEKIKHIRKGFGQPILMGHYASIVDFGTFGIAITTDGVGSKIMVAEAVGRFDTIGIDCVAMNVNDIIAVGAEPVAMVDYIAAERPDEKIMAEIAKGLEKGCEIANITLVGGETATLPDMIKGFDLAGTAIGFVEKDRIITGEKVRPGDVIFGIPSSGIHSNGLTLARKVVEKSGLSYSDEFENGKSIGEVLLTPTRIYIEVLDILRNYEVHGMAHITGGGVLNLKRLKKAKYVISKPLPVQQIFKFIQELGNVDDDEMYRTFNMGMGFALIMPEDEARRLEKSGIVEGRIVGSVEEGEGVYVRDLRIDT; encoded by the coding sequence ATGACGGAAAAATTCAGCTATGCAAAATCCGGGGTTGACATAAAGCAGGAGGAAAAAGCCGTAAAGGCCCTTGTTGAAAAAATCAAGCACATCCGTAAGGGCTTTGGGCAGCCAATTCTAATGGGTCATTATGCAAGCATCGTCGATTTCGGCACGTTTGGCATTGCGATAACGACAGATGGTGTGGGCAGCAAGATCATGGTTGCGGAGGCTGTAGGCAGGTTTGACACCATAGGTATAGACTGTGTAGCAATGAATGTCAACGACATCATTGCAGTGGGAGCGGAGCCGGTGGCAATGGTGGATTACATTGCTGCAGAAAGACCAGATGAAAAGATAATGGCAGAAATTGCAAAGGGACTCGAAAAGGGTTGCGAGATTGCAAACATCACCCTCGTAGGAGGAGAAACAGCGACGCTGCCCGACATGATAAAGGGGTTCGATCTCGCCGGGACAGCAATAGGCTTCGTTGAAAAGGACAGAATCATTACTGGCGAAAAGGTAAGACCTGGTGACGTAATTTTCGGCATTCCGAGCAGCGGGATACACAGCAATGGCCTGACTCTCGCAAGGAAGGTCGTTGAAAAATCTGGTTTGAGTTACTCAGACGAGTTCGAGAACGGTAAGAGCATAGGAGAGGTACTTCTCACGCCAACGAGGATATACATCGAGGTGCTCGACATACTCAGGAACTACGAGGTGCATGGCATGGCCCATATAACCGGAGGCGGAGTTCTGAACCTTAAAAGGCTGAAAAAGGCTAAATACGTCATCTCAAAGCCTTTGCCAGTTCAGCAGATCTTTAAATTCATTCAGGAACTTGGTAATGTTGACGACGATGAGATGTACCGTACGTTTAACATGGGCATGGGCTTCGCACTGATAATGCCTGAAGATGAAGCCAGGAGACTGGAGAAGAGCGGAATTGTCGAGGGCAGAATCGTTGGTAGTGTTGAGGAAGGAGAGGGTGTTTACGTCAGGGATTTGAGGATAGATACCTAA
- a CDS encoding tetratricopeptide repeat protein, with protein sequence MQFAVLRNLALKILDSIWLVKDFRPSVELEKRKNTLEYYLPRIRDDGERAEVLLELGRLECHLGNTVQAAGRYHECLRLFRKVKDRLGIGRTLYCIALLHLERGNMEKAEETLKECLQFAEECRNQWLTASCYSTMARLYFERGEYDKAIEMSLEAFDLFSETGDADGMGRTLQNACISLMKQGNVEKTVELLKNIRETWRGTNEENFILATLQLAAIHMSAGNVGEAEKLMEEIGDVQTVRISALANLLKALIYSTKGEKNEAMRLAEEAKKELKKAGMKPNIATEVLNAIRYLSSNP encoded by the coding sequence ATGCAGTTTGCAGTACTTCGAAATCTTGCGCTAAAAATTCTGGACTCTATCTGGCTCGTTAAGGACTTCAGACCATCTGTCGAGCTGGAAAAGAGGAAGAACACTCTTGAGTACTATCTACCCAGAATAAGAGACGATGGAGAAAGAGCTGAAGTTCTGCTCGAACTCGGAAGGCTTGAGTGTCATCTCGGGAATACCGTGCAGGCTGCCGGTAGGTATCACGAGTGTCTGAGACTCTTCAGGAAAGTCAAGGACAGGCTCGGCATAGGCAGAACCCTCTATTGCATTGCCCTCCTCCATCTCGAACGAGGCAACATGGAGAAGGCAGAGGAAACGCTGAAAGAATGCCTGCAGTTTGCGGAGGAGTGCAGGAATCAGTGGCTTACCGCAAGCTGCTACTCGACCATGGCAAGGCTGTACTTCGAGAGGGGCGAGTACGACAAAGCCATTGAGATGTCACTCGAAGCGTTCGACCTCTTCAGCGAGACAGGAGATGCGGACGGGATGGGCAGAACACTACAAAATGCATGCATCTCCCTGATGAAGCAGGGAAATGTGGAGAAAACAGTGGAGTTGCTGAAAAACATAAGGGAAACATGGAGAGGGACAAACGAAGAGAACTTCATCCTCGCAACTCTTCAGCTTGCCGCAATACACATGTCCGCCGGGAATGTAGGCGAAGCAGAGAAACTCATGGAGGAAATTGGAGATGTGCAAACCGTGAGAATTTCAGCCCTGGCAAACCTGCTTAAGGCTTTGATATACTCGACGAAAGGAGAGAAAAACGAAGCTATGCGTCTGGCGGAGGAAGCAAAAAAGGAGCTGAAAAAAGCTGGAATGAAGCCAAATATTGCGACAGAAGTCCTCAACGCCATTAGGTATCTATCCTCAAATCCCTGA
- a CDS encoding FecCD family ABC transporter permease produces MAERTAAVLWLVLLLVVSFIMSVSVGSSSINLSDVFGLLVGGKTSPMAYEIIVNFRLPRTVLAILVGVGLATAGCAMQALFRNPLADPYILGVSSGASVGAAITILLGIASTRNIIIAAFLFAIAAVYIVYRLGRNSVYSLLLAGVAMASFLSGVTSLLIYIAGKDMHQVVFWIMGGFWTANWLKVKVAIFPILFGTAIVAYNSWNLNAILLGEEHAASVGVDVERLRRTIIACSALLTSAAVAVSGVIGFVGLIIPHAMRLVVGEDHRILLPSAILCAASFMPAVDVIARTITSGEIPVGIITAMLGAPFFIYLLRRGGFDT; encoded by the coding sequence ATGGCAGAGAGAACGGCAGCGGTTCTATGGCTTGTGCTGCTATTAGTAGTATCATTCATTATGAGTGTAAGCGTTGGATCGTCAAGCATCAACCTATCAGATGTGTTCGGACTTCTCGTGGGGGGTAAAACCAGCCCAATGGCGTACGAAATCATCGTTAACTTCAGGCTGCCCAGAACCGTTTTAGCCATACTCGTTGGTGTTGGACTTGCCACCGCTGGATGCGCGATGCAGGCTCTATTCAGAAATCCGCTTGCGGACCCATACATATTGGGCGTTTCGAGCGGTGCAAGCGTTGGGGCTGCGATAACCATACTGCTCGGTATTGCGTCAACGCGGAACATAATTATTGCAGCATTTCTTTTTGCCATTGCCGCTGTTTACATCGTTTACAGGCTTGGCAGGAATTCTGTTTACTCGCTGTTGCTTGCAGGCGTGGCGATGGCCTCCTTTCTTTCCGGTGTAACCTCGCTTCTCATCTATATAGCTGGAAAGGACATGCACCAGGTAGTGTTCTGGATAATGGGTGGTTTCTGGACAGCAAACTGGCTGAAAGTGAAGGTAGCTATTTTTCCAATACTTTTCGGTACGGCCATCGTTGCCTACAACTCCTGGAATCTAAACGCAATTCTGCTCGGCGAGGAGCATGCTGCAAGCGTTGGAGTTGATGTTGAGAGACTCAGAAGGACTATTATAGCGTGTTCGGCACTCCTTACCTCTGCTGCCGTTGCCGTGAGTGGAGTCATTGGTTTTGTTGGTCTCATAATTCCGCATGCGATGAGGCTTGTTGTTGGAGAGGATCACAGAATTCTTCTGCCATCGGCAATACTGTGCGCTGCATCTTTCATGCCTGCAGTCGATGTTATAGCAAGGACTATTACGTCAGGCGAAATCCCAGTCGGGATTATTACGGCGATGCTTGGCGCTCCATTTTTCATCTACCTGCTGAGGAGGGGCGGGTTTGATACTTAG
- a CDS encoding ABC transporter substrate-binding protein, with amino-acid sequence MKDRVVLIILLSLLIAGCSASQPESTSVTPAQSPASYVNNSATTPPEVNDSKIIRVVDDLGYEVVITKTPQRIVSLAPSNTEILFALGVGDEVVGVTDYCNYPPEAMNRTKVGGYSTIDVEKVIALNPDLVVAAYGNGLETIEALRGHGLTVIALNPKNLSDVMRNIELLGEVTGCEENASQLVEMMKNRIEEVEKAVANTSRPKVAHIMWHDPIWISGNNTFIDELIRLAGGENVFSDMDGWKIVSIEDILERNPDVIIVNSGTGMGGGENALYEWAVSELKDVSAVKNGRVYVIDADIISRPSYRLVYALEEIAGFLHPECFGAESESASKFAYSAVTQG; translated from the coding sequence ATGAAAGATAGAGTAGTGCTGATTATTCTTCTATCGCTTCTCATTGCAGGTTGCAGCGCCTCTCAGCCCGAATCGACGAGTGTTACACCTGCACAATCGCCAGCTTCATACGTTAACAATTCGGCAACAACTCCGCCAGAAGTCAATGATAGCAAAATAATACGCGTCGTGGATGATTTAGGATACGAGGTTGTGATAACAAAAACTCCGCAGCGAATAGTCTCGCTTGCCCCAAGCAACACTGAGATACTCTTCGCGCTTGGCGTGGGGGACGAAGTGGTGGGTGTTACAGACTACTGCAACTATCCTCCAGAGGCGATGAACAGAACGAAGGTTGGCGGTTATTCCACCATTGACGTTGAAAAGGTCATCGCTCTGAATCCTGATCTGGTTGTTGCTGCATATGGTAATGGTCTTGAGACGATAGAGGCTTTGAGAGGCCATGGCCTAACAGTTATTGCGCTCAATCCGAAAAACCTGAGCGATGTCATGCGGAACATCGAACTACTTGGAGAGGTAACAGGATGCGAAGAAAACGCATCACAACTCGTTGAGATGATGAAAAACAGGATAGAGGAAGTTGAAAAAGCAGTTGCGAATACGAGCAGGCCGAAGGTGGCGCATATAATGTGGCACGACCCCATCTGGATAAGCGGGAATAACACGTTTATAGACGAGTTAATTCGCCTTGCGGGAGGAGAGAACGTATTCAGCGACATGGACGGCTGGAAGATCGTCAGCATCGAGGACATACTGGAGAGGAATCCCGACGTGATAATCGTGAACAGCGGAACGGGAATGGGTGGTGGTGAGAACGCACTCTACGAATGGGCAGTCAGCGAGCTCAAGGATGTCAGCGCCGTGAAAAACGGAAGGGTGTACGTCATCGATGCAGACATAATTTCGAGGCCATCCTACAGACTCGTATACGCACTGGAGGAAATTGCGGGTTTTCTGCATCCTGAGTGTTTCGGGGCTGAATCTGAATCAGCGTCGAAATTTGCATACAGCGCTGTAACACAGGGTTAG
- a CDS encoding branched-chain amino acid ABC transporter permease, with amino-acid sequence MPCGVFKTTYAEDMAFIKWPIHRVALASALVFLAVYPFVFRNDIYMLYWANYIAIFLIATLGINILTGYAGQISLGHGAFMAVGAYTSTITAIKLGLPFPVTIFVGALTAMLFGLLFGVPSLRLKGFYLAIATLAAQYLVDFLLVNPKLAWLTGGSAGLVVPEASILGFTITKVPESDFYYYFVSVPLAVFFFVFAANLTRSDVGRAWVAIRDNDIAAEIMGINVFKYKLLAFAIASFYAGVAGALWAYYVGYLTPEHYTIALSIDFVAMILIGGLGRHWGSLIGTVFVLSLPELLKRAIIPAISGFMPVTFTAESLRPIIFGATIILFLIAEPHGIVELLRKIKEYLRLFPFPY; translated from the coding sequence ATGCCGTGCGGTGTATTCAAAACGACCTATGCCGAAGACATGGCCTTCATAAAGTGGCCGATACACAGGGTAGCCTTGGCCTCTGCTCTCGTCTTTCTTGCGGTCTATCCATTTGTCTTCAGAAACGACATCTACATGCTCTACTGGGCAAACTATATAGCCATCTTTCTCATCGCAACTCTCGGAATTAACATCCTCACAGGATATGCAGGCCAGATATCTCTTGGCCACGGAGCCTTCATGGCTGTCGGAGCCTATACGAGCACGATTACTGCTATAAAGCTCGGCCTTCCATTTCCGGTAACGATCTTTGTTGGAGCACTCACAGCAATGCTTTTCGGTCTGCTCTTTGGCGTTCCATCTTTGAGACTTAAAGGATTCTACCTTGCTATCGCAACCCTTGCAGCTCAGTACCTCGTCGACTTCCTGCTCGTCAATCCAAAGCTTGCATGGCTTACTGGCGGATCAGCAGGCTTAGTGGTCCCTGAGGCGTCAATCCTCGGCTTTACAATAACGAAGGTTCCTGAATCTGACTTTTACTACTACTTCGTATCCGTGCCACTCGCGGTGTTTTTCTTCGTGTTCGCAGCGAACCTTACGAGGAGTGACGTCGGAAGGGCATGGGTTGCGATAAGGGACAACGACATCGCCGCGGAGATTATGGGGATAAACGTCTTCAAGTACAAGCTGCTTGCGTTCGCAATAGCGAGCTTCTATGCTGGCGTCGCTGGAGCTCTCTGGGCGTACTACGTCGGTTATTTGACTCCAGAACACTACACAATCGCACTGTCAATAGACTTCGTTGCCATGATACTCATAGGTGGGCTGGGCAGGCACTGGGGCAGCCTGATAGGAACAGTGTTTGTTCTTTCGCTGCCAGAACTCCTCAAGAGGGCGATAATACCGGCAATATCTGGTTTCATGCCTGTAACATTCACGGCGGAGTCTCTCAGACCGATCATCTTCGGAGCGACGATTATTCTGTTCCTGATCGCAGAACCGCACGGTATAGTCGAGTTGCTTAGAAAAATAAAAGAATACCTCAGATTGTTCCCGTTCCCGTACTGA
- a CDS encoding adenosylcobinamide amidohydrolase, giving the protein MRYWVEDNTLVIEGPFEALSSGLLGGWRRVEHVFNHTVSEDFDYANPVEYLRRTAEKLGLRNYFGLLTSVPMDKLAIVSVDDVTAFVTAGVINHNEKIANVGTINIVVVIEAGVSEGGMVNAVITATEAKSTALLEEGHKFTGTNTDAVVIAKTGGRYYEYAGPSSELGRKIWRAVKEGVKESLGKW; this is encoded by the coding sequence ATGAGGTACTGGGTCGAGGATAACACGCTCGTTATCGAAGGTCCATTCGAAGCTTTAAGCTCTGGGCTGCTTGGAGGGTGGAGGAGGGTCGAGCATGTATTCAACCACACTGTAAGCGAAGATTTCGATTACGCTAATCCTGTTGAGTATTTAAGAAGGACAGCAGAAAAGCTTGGTCTTCGAAATTATTTCGGATTGCTTACCTCTGTTCCGATGGATAAGCTCGCTATTGTAAGCGTTGATGACGTTACAGCCTTCGTAACGGCTGGCGTAATAAACCACAACGAGAAAATCGCTAACGTGGGCACGATTAACATCGTAGTCGTAATTGAAGCTGGCGTATCCGAAGGCGGTATGGTGAATGCTGTTATTACGGCAACCGAAGCAAAGAGCACGGCTTTGCTTGAAGAGGGACACAAATTCACCGGCACGAATACCGATGCTGTTGTTATTGCGAAGACAGGTGGCAGATACTACGAGTACGCAGGTCCGTCAAGTGAGCTCGGGAGGAAGATATGGAGGGCAGTGAAGGAGGGTGTAAAGGAGAGCTTGGGGAAGTGGTGA
- a CDS encoding ABC transporter ATP-binding protein encodes MILRIENIKVVLNSVEVLRDVEFEVREGELIALLGPNGSGKSTLLRTIFGLIKPACGAVYLNGRKLHDMQIAEVVKSLGYLPQENSETKLRVIDVVLLGRTPYIGIKPSWEDLEIAREALSMVGMGGFENRRFSELSGGEKQKVMLARIFCQQAKLLLLDEPTSHLDIKSQIEVMGIVKRTVNNGKAAIVAIHDINLAASFCNRILMVKNGKIFYAGRPTEIINAESIMDVFGIEVEVIHHKNRIFVVPQEGIESAGWRDEVLGRG; translated from the coding sequence TTGATACTTAGAATTGAGAACATCAAAGTGGTTCTGAACAGCGTGGAAGTGCTGAGAGACGTTGAATTTGAAGTTAGGGAAGGAGAACTGATCGCGTTGCTTGGCCCGAACGGAAGCGGAAAGTCTACGCTGCTCAGAACAATTTTCGGCCTCATAAAGCCTGCTTGCGGAGCGGTATATCTCAATGGGCGAAAGCTGCATGACATGCAGATCGCTGAAGTGGTAAAATCACTCGGCTATCTGCCACAAGAAAACTCGGAAACGAAGCTGAGAGTTATCGATGTTGTACTTTTGGGAAGAACTCCTTACATCGGGATAAAGCCATCTTGGGAAGATTTGGAGATTGCACGGGAGGCACTATCTATGGTTGGAATGGGGGGCTTTGAAAACCGCCGCTTTTCTGAACTGAGCGGAGGAGAGAAGCAAAAAGTTATGCTCGCCAGGATATTCTGCCAGCAGGCGAAGCTGCTTCTGCTCGATGAGCCAACGTCTCATTTGGATATAAAAAGCCAGATTGAGGTAATGGGCATAGTGAAGAGAACTGTAAACAATGGAAAGGCTGCCATCGTAGCGATCCACGACATAAACCTCGCGGCATCCTTCTGCAACCGCATACTTATGGTTAAGAATGGAAAAATATTCTATGCTGGCAGGCCGACGGAGATTATAAACGCTGAGAGTATTATGGACGTTTTTGGCATCGAAGTGGAAGTAATCCATCATAAAAACAGGATTTTCGTTGTGCCTCAGGAGGGAATCGAGTCAGCGGGGTGGCGGGATGAGGTACTGGGTCGAGGATAA